A genomic stretch from Microplitis mediator isolate UGA2020A chromosome 10, iyMicMedi2.1, whole genome shotgun sequence includes:
- the LOC130676011 gene encoding uncharacterized protein LOC130676011 — protein sequence MTICSVHNCTHSRKNDVCILHRFTSNEKICKEWVRLLGDEDLLGLTPQMLYQKRTVCGCHFTDDDYVSFKRKKLKSDAVPSIFATEIIPLNDEQMKSFMPQNNVVESSIAVRVSVDHDDWQNSLNKRKSHAIDTCDLQVAENDTFINDDIEASRTPLNVIQQKSKRRSVDMGTIATSVREATPRRQRTRSSELAFEMLDTNSTVQKVYPFPFNESSNINGLEYVNMQQVVKKKKGISHQALLRRLNGYLKYMETSPAEELVSKIDSLLNNYCKPINFRRVC from the exons ATGACTATTTGTAGTGTTCATAATTGCACACACTCCAGAAAAAATGATGTATGTATTTTACATCGATTTACATCGAATGAAAAAAT ttgtaaaGAGTGGGTTCGTCTTCTAGGAGATGAGGACCTTTTGGGCCTTACACCACAAATGTTGTATCAAAAAAGAACCGTTTGCGGTTGTCATTTTACGGACGATGATTATGTTTCTTTCAAAAGAAAGAAACTGAAAAGTGATGCGGTTCCATCAATATTTGCAACGGAGATCATTCCTTTAAATGACGAGCAAATGAAGTCTTTTATGCCTCAAAATAATGTGGTTGAATCTAGCAtag CTGTTCGAGTTTCAGTGGACCACGATGACTGGCAGAATAGTTTGAATAAACGAAAATCACATGCAATTGATACTTGTGACTTACAAGTTGCTGAAAATGATACGTTTATTAATGACGATATTGAAGCAAGCCGGACGCCATTAAATGTGATTCAACAAAAATCTAAAAGAAGATCGGTAGATATGGGTACTATCGCGACAAGTGTTAGAGAAGCGACTCCTAGAAGGCAGAGAACACGTTCATCAG AATTAGCGTTTGAAATGTTGGATACGAATTCAACAGTTCAGAAAGTTTATCCGTTCCCATTCAATGAAAGCAGCAATATTAACGGCTTGGAGTATGTAAATATGCAGcaagtggtaaaaaaaaaaaaagggataTCTCATCAAGCACTATTAAGGAGATTGAAtggttatttaaaatatatggagACTTCACCCGCTGAGGAACTGGTTTCCAAAATTGATtcattattaaacaattattgtAAACCCATTAATTTTCGACGTGTGTGCTGA
- the LOC130676013 gene encoding ubiquitin-conjugating enzyme E2 J1-like — translation MSFEGKYNTKSPAVKRLMREAQELHEATDEYHACPLEDNLFEWHFTVRGPPSTEFEDGIYHGRIILPPEYPMKPPNIILLTPNGRFEIHKKICLSISGHHPETWQPSWSIRTALLALIAFMPTPGNDTIGSLDYSAEERQKLAKKSQSWECGVCGKIINLLSKDDSSKCNKNNDKPMFNSVNTLKDEAIPSSSTATRTAIRESLRQRLIDPNRLGNSVHQTNSVVNQQFSNLSNDYFWTIIIVFLLSAISFLIFRRIFLV, via the exons atGTCATTTGAAGGAAAATATAACACTAAAAGCCCAG CTGTAAAGAGGTTGATGCGTGAAGCTCAAGAACTCCATGAAGCTACTGATGAATATCACGCCTGTCCTCTAGAagacaatttatttgaatggcATTTTACTGTACGTGGCCCACCGTCAACTGAATTTGAAGATGGAATTTATCATGGAAGAATTATTTTACCACCAGAGTATCCTATGAAACCaccaaatattattttgcttact cctAACGGAAGAtttgaaattcataaaaaaatatgtctaaGTATATCTGGACATCATCCAGAAACTTGGCAACCTTCTTGGAGTATTAGAACAGCTTTATTAGCTCTTATTGCATTCATGCCAACTCCAGGAAATGACACCATAGGTTCATTAGATTATAGTGCTGAGGAGAGACAAAAACTTgctaaaaa atcGCAAAGTTGGGAATGTGGTGTTTgtggaaaaattataaatttattatccaaAGATGATTCATCGAAAtgtaacaaaaataatgataagcCTATGTTTAATTCTGTAAATACATTAAAG gaTGAAGCAATTCCATCATCATCAACTGCTACAAGAACAGCTATAAGAGAAAGTCTAAGGCAACGTTTAATTGACCCAAATCGTCTAGGAAATTCTGTGCACCAAACAAATTCTGTTGTTAATCAacagttttcaaatttatcaaatgattatttttggactattattattgttttcttATTATCGGCAatttcttttcttattttccgACGAATATTTCTAGtgtaa